CTTAGATCAAGATGAACGTCCACGTTTAGAGCGTGATGAAAATAGCTATCTCATTGTATTGAATATTCCTCTTAAAAACCCCAATAGCCAAATGAAAAATGAAGCTCCCTATTTAACGCTTCCTTTAGGAATTATTCATACGGAAAATAATATTTTCTTAGTGAGTAAAGAGCCACATCCAATTCTTCAAGATTTGATTGATGGAGAGTATGGACAGTTCCAAACACATATGAAAACAAAAATTACGCTACTTCTCTTTAAAGCAGTGGCCAAACATTATGATGATCATCTTGGCTTTATCAATGATGAAGCTGCGAAATTGCAGCAAGAACTTAATGAGTCATATCACAACAAAGAGCTCTTTAGCTTAATTAACCTTAATAAGAGTTTGGTGTTTTTCTCAACATCACTCTCGGCATTAGTGATTTTATATCGTCAAATTATGCAAGGTAAAACGCTGAAAATTCAAGATGAAG
The nucleotide sequence above comes from Ignatzschineria rhizosphaerae. Encoded proteins:
- a CDS encoding magnesium transporter CorA family protein → MLKIYKNGQDKMLVEEAVIRPNSLVMMIAPTAEQINQVTRDYDIPEKFFLDALDQDERPRLERDENSYLIVLNIPLKNPNSQMKNEAPYLTLPLGIIHTENNIFLVSKEPHPILQDLIDGEYGQFQTHMKTKITLLLFKAVAKHYDDHLGFINDEAAKLQQELNESYHNKELFSLINLNKSLVFFSTSLSALVILYRQIMQGKTLKIQDEDRRLLNDILADIEQSADVAEMRRESLSNLMDAYAVIVHNNLNTVLKTLTAIAIVMIIPTMIGSIFSMNVDLPEEHNPISTVIIGSGMMGISIILLLVFYFKKYIKF